AGGTTCATCAGTGTCAGCACGGAAGCCATTAACCCTTCGGTTTGTCGCAGGGCCATTTTGAAGGCGGAGCGCAGCATCAGACTCGTCTCAATGGCGCTATCCCGATAGCGAGCCTGACCATTTGGCCCTACGCTTTGCCACTGATCTAATGCTGCGTCTTCAATCCACAACGTCAGGCTACCGCGCCGCCGTAATCCTGCTTCATATTCCGGCCAATTCTGAACCTTGAACGACATCTTAGGTATATGATGACGGCGATCGTCGTTGTGTTTGTTGGGCATCGGGGCGATCAGTAAAATTGAGGCCGCATCGTAACATCACCGCTTTTCGAGTTTGAAGTGCACCAACGCCCCTTTGAGCACAATACCCGCGTGCAACTCAAGCAGGTGTTTGAGGCGATCCGCGAATTGATGACCCCGCCGGAACCGGAACCGGTGAAGAAACGTCCGATTGGTTTTGTGGAGCAGGACGAGAAGCCGGGCAAACCTAAAGCGTCTAAAGCAAAAAAATAAGCCTCCTTTTTTAGCCGCTAAAAATAGAAGCCACCCGCATCCGGGTTACCGGAGGGAGTGGCTTTTTTATTTTATAAAAGAAGAGTAATTTTAAACGTTGAGTTCGAGGTAATCATTTACGCCTGTCATTTGGCATCGCTGGAATATGACACATTCCATACGGCGCAATTGCTTCGCATTGTCGCCCTACGCGAAGATTACGCCTTACCGAGTTACAAAAAGATTGCGCCTTACCGAGTTACTGGGGGGCTAATGGGTGACCCCTTTGACTGATTTTCTAATTTCCCATCTTGAAAGTTTTCGAAAAATTTCTATCCAACCATTGATAAAAATCTCCTCGCATTGCAACCGGAGTACCGTCTATCATACCTAGCTCCCCGCTTCCATCAACAAATATTGATGCAATTGGTACGTCACTTTTTTCGTCGAAAAATTTTACACCCCAGCGTATATCGATTTCAAATTTATCATCAGGTTTAAAAAATGTTGTTGATTTAATCGCTGCCAATAAACTTTTTTCAAGAGCGTCACCCCAGAGCCGTCTAATAATCAATTTTCTGTCAAATAATTTTTCTATATCCATTGGTGAAACAGTTTGACGAAATTCTGTAGTTGGATTTATCCAGATGATTTCAACAGATTTCACGCGATGCTCGCGAATGTAAGACGTCAGCTTATTCTGTTTAACTTGTGCTTCCTGTATTAGTTCTACCTTGCTAAAACTTGGGCTTGAAATGGACAATAAAAAAATAGAACTCAATAAAAAGGAATATGATTTTTTCATGAGAAATCGCAATCTAAAATAGAAACTTGAATTCGCGAAATATTTATTACAAACGAAATTACAAAACGGTAATTTAATTGTGATAAATATTTATTTTTTGCACTCACAATCTTTAGGTCTCATCGTGGGCGATGTGACTCTTTTTGCTTTCCCACCGTGATTATTTCGGATACTTTCTCCTAAAATTTTTGCGGCGATACTTTCAACCCCCTCGATCACGCGTTGTTCTTCCGCGTTGCCGTAGTAAGGAATTCTTGGAAGACGGGGCGCTCCGCGTGGAGCTCCATCTGCATGCCCAGCCTCATGCCCCAATCCTAACGCTGGAGTTTGAGAACCTCCATTTGGCCTCCCATCTCTATCGCGAAGACATAATGCACTAGTAGGATCCCACCTTATAAAATTATTTTCCTCTATAAATCTATCATCGTGCTCACTATTGATGATGATGGAATACACTTCTCGCGATCGCTCCAATCTATCAAATATTTCCTTCATTTCGGGAATTTTATCCAGGTAATCCCTGGCTTGTTGATATGCTCCATTCATATCGCCGTAGACCAGCAGAATTAGGCCAAATGAATCACTAGACTGAAGTGGATTGCCTCCGACATAGGTGTAAGTGTTTATGCCGCCTCTGAGCCCAATCGGATCAGATTCCACGTAGCGTCCCGTGGCCGGATCATAATCCCTAAAGTAGTTGTAATAGGTTTGCCCTGACGCAGTTTCGTCGTAGACACAGCTACTTTCCCTATATGCAGCAAGGCTTTGCGCGCAATGTACGAAGACGGTTTCCCCTGTTTGACAGCAAATTTTTCCCAGACGCGTATTTTGGCTTGCGCGCACGCACGATAGCAAGAGATTTTTTCTTTCGCTGCTGGCCGGGGTTGGTGTTGACGTGGCTTTTGAGCGTGCCGTTTTACCCCACCAACTACCGGCGAAGCGCGGCGGCAAGTGAGGGACGAACGCGCACCGTAACCCTGGCCAGTCTTTAAGCTGTCGTTGCATTGTGCTGGCGGAACGCGAGCACACTAGCTGAGATGTGAGCACGGCGACGATGGTTTTTTTGTCGTGGCTGTGCGTTTGCTCTTGCGTGCCACCTGACTACTGGCGAAGCACAGCAGCAAGCGAAGAATGAGCACGCACCAATAACCCTGACTAATTCCTTGCGCATCGAAGCGCACACCTATAGCTTGGCAGACATGCAGGGGCGTAAGAAATAACGCCTCATTACGCGAAGTCGTCACACCAAGTGAAGCGCAGCGTAACGACTGGGGCGATTTTGCGTAATGCCGCGTTATGTTGAATGCCACAGGCATTTACCCCGGAATGGCTGTGCCTTTGACCTTGCGTAGCACTTCACTGACTGCCGGCGCAGCGCGGGTGCAAGCGAGGCATGAGCGCGCCTTCGTCTTCACTGACCAGGTTGTTTGTGTGCCGGAGCTGCACCGTTTGCAGATGGATTAGCGCTAGCCTGGCGCAGTGCTTGCACGTGCGCCCGTGGCTATTCGTTGGCACGGCTGGCAAGGACTGTGACAGGCGGATTAACGGCTTCTTACTCGTCTAATCTTCCGCTTCCTCATCGTCCACCCCGATCGCCTCCAGCAGCGTTTGCGCATCGTCGTCCATCTGATCCTCGGCCACCTTGCCTTGATCGCTTGGTGCCCGCTGCAATCGCGCCGGATGGGTCAAGGCATGCACGGCTTTCAATTTGCCAATCGCGACGTGCGTATAAATCTGCGTCGTCGAGAGTTCGGCATGCCCGAGGATGGCCTGGATGTAGCGGATGTCGGCACCGTTCTCCAGCATGTGGGTCGCCATCGCGTGCCGGAAGGCGTGACAGCCGCCGCTGGCAAATCCGGCGTATTTCATGTGCAGCTTGACCATGTCGGAGAGGCGGTTCTTTTCAAAGGCTTCGCCGTAGTCGGTGATGAACAGGTGCTGTTGCTCTTGGGCTGGCGCGAATTGTGGCCGCACTTCCTGTACGTAACGCGTGACCCAGGCACAGGCGCGTGCACCTATTGGAATGAGGCGGTCTTTGCGTCCTTTGCCTAGTCTTACCATCAGCGTGCCGCGCTCGGTGTCGATGTCATACAGACTTAAATGCATGAGTTCAGCACGGCGTACGCCGCTGCTGTACAGGGTTTCGAGTATCGCCCGGTTGCGGATGCCGGAAGGCGTTGCGATGTCGGCCTGGTTGAGGATGGTTTCAATCTCGGCCACGCTCATGAGGTGTTTGGGCAACTGGCGCGGCGGCTTGGGTAGCACCAGGTCAGACGCCGGATTGTGCAGAATGTGATTGTCCCTGGCTAACCATTTGAAGAAGGCGACCAGCGGATGCAGACGGGTGGCCTGGGTGTTGAAGGATAAGGGCTGGCCGTTGCTCTTGCGGTAGTGGTACAGATGGCTTTGGTAGCGTTGCAGGATAGGCCGGGTGATGTCTTGCGGCTGCTGCAGGCTGCGCTCATCACACCAGAGGATAAAACCATCCAAGGCTTGCTTGCGAATTTTGGCGGT
This genomic window from Undibacterium sp. 5I1 contains:
- the xerC gene encoding site-specific tyrosine recombinase XerC, giving the protein MAQKGERGIRQKQRALRKKPSSPARPHVPDPASANHLRAYQNAFLEWTLVTGLSEQTAKIRKQALDGFILWCDERSLQQPQDITRPILQRYQSHLYHYRKSNGQPLSFNTQATRLHPLVAFFKWLARDNHILHNPASDLVLPKPPRQLPKHLMSVAEIETILNQADIATPSGIRNRAILETLYSSGVRRAELMHLSLYDIDTERGTLMVRLGKGRKDRLIPIGARACAWVTRYVQEVRPQFAPAQEQQHLFITDYGEAFEKNRLSDMVKLHMKYAGFASGGCHAFRHAMATHMLENGADIRYIQAILGHAELSTTQIYTHVAIGKLKAVHALTHPARLQRAPSDQGKVAEDQMDDDAQTLLEAIGVDDEEAED
- a CDS encoding RHS repeat-associated core domain-containing protein; the protein is MQRQLKDWPGLRCAFVPHLPPRFAGSWWGKTARSKATSTPTPASSERKNLLLSCVRASQNTRLGKICCQTGETVFVHCAQSLAAYRESSCVYDETASGQTYYNYFRDYDPATGRYVESDPIGLRGGINTYTYVGGNPLQSSDSFGLILLVYGDMNGAYQQARDYLDKIPEMKEIFDRLERSREVYSIIINSEHDDRFIEENNFIRWDPTSALCLRDRDGRPNGGSQTPALGLGHEAGHADGAPRGAPRLPRIPYYGNAEEQRVIEGVESIAAKILGESIRNNHGGKAKRVTSPTMRPKDCECKK